The Microbacter sp. GSS18 genome has a segment encoding these proteins:
- a CDS encoding thiolase family protein: MAELSDVFFVDGMRTPFGRAGEKGMYWNTRADDLAVKATIGLMERNPAVPKERIDDVAIAATSQTGDQGLTLGRTVGILSGLGLSVPGLAIDRMCAGAMTSVTTMAGSIGIGMYDLALAGGVEHMGRHPIGSNADPNPRFVAEKMVDPGALNMGVTAERLFDRFPHLTKERSDRFGMLSQHKAQAAYDAGRIQPDLVSVAIKDADGAWGLATEDEGRRPQTTMADLAGLKTPFRPHGRVTAGTSSPLTDGATMSLLAGGGAVKELGLKPKMKLVSFAFAGVQPEIMGIGPIPSTEKALAKAGLTIDDIGLFELNEAFAVQVISLLDHFGIADDDPRVNQWGGAIALGHPLAASGVRLMIQLAAQFAERPDVRYGLTAMCVGLGQGGSVIWENPHYDGPGARGKKNTGKK, translated from the coding sequence GTGGCCGAGCTTTCGGACGTCTTCTTCGTCGATGGAATGCGCACCCCGTTCGGGCGCGCCGGCGAGAAGGGCATGTACTGGAACACCCGCGCGGATGATCTCGCCGTCAAGGCGACGATCGGCCTGATGGAGCGCAATCCGGCGGTCCCGAAGGAGCGCATCGACGATGTGGCGATCGCCGCGACGAGTCAGACCGGCGACCAGGGCCTCACGCTCGGCCGCACGGTGGGCATCCTCTCGGGCCTCGGCCTGAGCGTGCCCGGTCTCGCCATCGACCGCATGTGCGCGGGCGCCATGACCAGCGTCACGACGATGGCAGGATCCATCGGCATCGGCATGTACGATCTCGCCCTCGCCGGGGGCGTCGAGCACATGGGCCGTCACCCCATCGGCTCGAACGCCGACCCCAACCCGCGCTTCGTCGCCGAGAAGATGGTCGACCCGGGCGCGCTGAACATGGGCGTCACGGCCGAGCGCCTCTTCGACCGGTTCCCGCACCTGACCAAGGAGCGCTCCGACCGCTTCGGCATGCTGAGCCAGCACAAGGCGCAGGCCGCGTACGACGCCGGCAGGATCCAGCCCGACCTCGTCTCGGTCGCGATCAAGGACGCCGACGGCGCGTGGGGCCTCGCGACGGAGGACGAGGGGCGCCGCCCGCAGACCACCATGGCGGACCTGGCGGGCCTCAAGACCCCGTTCCGCCCGCACGGGCGCGTCACCGCGGGCACGTCCTCGCCGCTCACCGACGGCGCGACCATGTCGCTCCTGGCCGGCGGGGGCGCCGTGAAGGAGCTGGGCCTGAAGCCCAAGATGAAGCTCGTCTCGTTCGCCTTCGCGGGCGTGCAGCCCGAGATCATGGGCATCGGACCGATCCCCTCGACCGAGAAGGCGCTGGCCAAGGCAGGCCTCACGATCGACGACATCGGCCTGTTCGAGCTGAACGAGGCCTTCGCCGTCCAGGTGATCTCGCTTCTGGACCACTTCGGCATCGCCGACGACGACCCGCGTGTGAACCAGTGGGGCGGCGCGATCGCGCTCGGCCACCCCCTGGCGGCATCCGGCGTGCGCCTCATGATCCAGCTCGCGGCGCAGTTCGCCGAGCGCCCTGACGTCCGCTACGGCCTCACCGCGATGTGCGTCGGCCTCGGACAGGGCGGTTCGGTCATCTGGGAGAACCCGCACTACGACGGCCCTGGCGCCCGCGGCAAGAAGAACACCGGGAAGAAGTGA